Proteins encoded by one window of Primulina huaijiensis isolate GDHJ02 chromosome 1, ASM1229523v2, whole genome shotgun sequence:
- the LOC140982387 gene encoding beta-ketoacyl-[acyl-carrier-protein] synthase III A, chloroplastic-like isoform X1 — protein sequence MKKSGGKFSLEISSIFRLKRFSPPLGIFRSGIWFSEGVSRRLVCSSIAQGAEKLSPSESRVPRLVSKGCKLVGCGSAVPSLQISNSDLSKIVDTSDEWISVRTGIRNRRIVSGKDSLTGLAVEAARKALQMALVDPDDLDLVLMCTSTPEDLFGSAPQIQKELGCKNYPLAYDITAACSGFVLGLVSAACHIRGGGFKNVLVIGADALSRYVDWTDRGSCILFGDAAGAVVVQACDIEEDGLFAFDLHSDGEGQRHLNATMKENEEDQSLGTNGSLLGLLPKGSSYSCIQMNGKEVFRFAVRVVPQSIELALEKAGLAGSNIDWLLLHQANQRIIDAVATRLDFPSERVLSNLANYGNTSAASIPLALDEAVRSGKVKAGHTIATAGFGAGLTWGSAIIRWG from the exons ATGAAAAAGAGTGGGGGAAAATTTTCATTGGAAATTTCATCGATTTTTCGATT GAAGAGATTTTCTCCACCTTTGGGGATTTTTCGATCTGGGATTTGGTTCTCTGAGGGAGTTTCCAGGAGATTAGTGTGTTCCAGCATTGCTCAGGGTGCAGAGAAGCTTTCACCTTCTGAATCTAGAGTTCCCAG GCTTGTTAGCAAAGGCTGCAAGTTAGTTGGATGTGGCTCTGCTGTACCAAGTCTTCAGATATCTAACAGTGACCTCTCAAAAATTGTCGATACTTCTGATGAATGGATATCTGTACGAACTGGAATTCGAAATCGAAGAATTGTTTCTG GAAAGGATAGTTTGACTGGTTTGGCAGTAGAGGCAGCTCGGAAAGCTCTCCAGATGGCCTTGGTTGATCCTGATGATTTGGATCTTGTGCTAATGTGTACTTCCACTCCCGAGGATTTGTTTGGCAGTGCTCCACAG ATTCAAAAAGAGCTTGGCTGCAAGAATTATCCATTGGCTTATGATATAACGGCTGCCTGTAGTGGTTTTGTTTTGGGCCTAGTTTCTGCCGCTTGCCACATTAGAG GTGGTGGCTTCAAAAATGTTCTTGTGATTGGAGCTGATGCGCTATCTCGCTATGTTGATTGGACCGACAGAGGATCCTGTATTCTCTTTGGTGATGCTGCTGGTGCTGTGGTAGTACAG GCATGTGACATAGAAGAGGACGGATTATTTGCATTTGACTTGCACAGTGATGGTGAAGGGCAAAG ACACTTAAACGCCACTATGAAGGAAAATGAAGAGGATCAATCATTAGGGACCAATGGTTCACTCCTTGGACTTCTACCAAAAGGGTCTTCATACTCCTGCATACAAATGAATGGTAAAGAGGTCTTTCGATTTGCTGTTCGTGTGGTTCCTCAGTCAATTGAATTGGCTCTAGAGAAGGCAGGTCTTGCTGGGTCCAATATAGATTGGTTGTTGCTTCATCAG GCAAATCAGAGAATTATCGATGCAGTAGCCACACGTCTAGACTTTCCATCAGAACGAGTCCTATCAAATCTTGCAAACTATGGTAATACAAGCGCTGCATCAATTCCATTGGCATTGGATGAAGCTGTGAGAAGCGGGAAGGTGAAAGCCGGCCATACAATCGCAACCGCTGGTTTTGGAGCGGGTCTTACGTGGGGCTCTGCCATCATTAGATGGGGATGA
- the LOC140982387 gene encoding beta-ketoacyl-[acyl-carrier-protein] synthase III A, chloroplastic-like isoform X2 produces the protein MANASGLFTPVVPCGRKRFSPPLGIFRSGIWFSEGVSRRLVCSSIAQGAEKLSPSESRVPRLVSKGCKLVGCGSAVPSLQISNSDLSKIVDTSDEWISVRTGIRNRRIVSGKDSLTGLAVEAARKALQMALVDPDDLDLVLMCTSTPEDLFGSAPQIQKELGCKNYPLAYDITAACSGFVLGLVSAACHIRGGGFKNVLVIGADALSRYVDWTDRGSCILFGDAAGAVVVQACDIEEDGLFAFDLHSDGEGQRHLNATMKENEEDQSLGTNGSLLGLLPKGSSYSCIQMNGKEVFRFAVRVVPQSIELALEKAGLAGSNIDWLLLHQANQRIIDAVATRLDFPSERVLSNLANYGNTSAASIPLALDEAVRSGKVKAGHTIATAGFGAGLTWGSAIIRWG, from the exons ATGGCGAATGCATCTGGGTTGTTTACGCCAGTTGTTCCTTGTGGTAGGAAGAGATTTTCTCCACCTTTGGGGATTTTTCGATCTGGGATTTGGTTCTCTGAGGGAGTTTCCAGGAGATTAGTGTGTTCCAGCATTGCTCAGGGTGCAGAGAAGCTTTCACCTTCTGAATCTAGAGTTCCCAG GCTTGTTAGCAAAGGCTGCAAGTTAGTTGGATGTGGCTCTGCTGTACCAAGTCTTCAGATATCTAACAGTGACCTCTCAAAAATTGTCGATACTTCTGATGAATGGATATCTGTACGAACTGGAATTCGAAATCGAAGAATTGTTTCTG GAAAGGATAGTTTGACTGGTTTGGCAGTAGAGGCAGCTCGGAAAGCTCTCCAGATGGCCTTGGTTGATCCTGATGATTTGGATCTTGTGCTAATGTGTACTTCCACTCCCGAGGATTTGTTTGGCAGTGCTCCACAG ATTCAAAAAGAGCTTGGCTGCAAGAATTATCCATTGGCTTATGATATAACGGCTGCCTGTAGTGGTTTTGTTTTGGGCCTAGTTTCTGCCGCTTGCCACATTAGAG GTGGTGGCTTCAAAAATGTTCTTGTGATTGGAGCTGATGCGCTATCTCGCTATGTTGATTGGACCGACAGAGGATCCTGTATTCTCTTTGGTGATGCTGCTGGTGCTGTGGTAGTACAG GCATGTGACATAGAAGAGGACGGATTATTTGCATTTGACTTGCACAGTGATGGTGAAGGGCAAAG ACACTTAAACGCCACTATGAAGGAAAATGAAGAGGATCAATCATTAGGGACCAATGGTTCACTCCTTGGACTTCTACCAAAAGGGTCTTCATACTCCTGCATACAAATGAATGGTAAAGAGGTCTTTCGATTTGCTGTTCGTGTGGTTCCTCAGTCAATTGAATTGGCTCTAGAGAAGGCAGGTCTTGCTGGGTCCAATATAGATTGGTTGTTGCTTCATCAG GCAAATCAGAGAATTATCGATGCAGTAGCCACACGTCTAGACTTTCCATCAGAACGAGTCCTATCAAATCTTGCAAACTATGGTAATACAAGCGCTGCATCAATTCCATTGGCATTGGATGAAGCTGTGAGAAGCGGGAAGGTGAAAGCCGGCCATACAATCGCAACCGCTGGTTTTGGAGCGGGTCTTACGTGGGGCTCTGCCATCATTAGATGGGGATGA